aaaatatattagagTGGTTTTCTTGGTGCTGTGGGTTGAGTGCGGTCCTGGGAGAGAGTGCAAGCAGCGTCCAGCCCTGAGGTACTGCGGGTTCTcatggcagtggcagcagaatctCTCTCTTAATTAGGCAGGTAAGGCAAAGGGAATTACAGATTTTGCTTGTATACATAAAACAGAGCAAAGCCAAGCTGGGCAGGAGGTTCATGCACTAAAGGCTGCTGAGAAGAGCAGGGCAGGCATCTGTGGAGACGTTTGTCCCTTTTGCTGTGCAGAAGCCCTGGGTGCGAATGCCAGCCTATGccctgtccctgtgccctgTCCCCCTGTTGGTCTCAGTGGGCTGTGCTCTCTTGGCAGCTCCCTGTGGTGGGACAGTCCGCAATGCCACCATCGGCCGCGTCCTCTCGCCCACCTACCCTGGGAACCAGTCGAGCAGCATGTACTGCGTGTGGGCCATCGCAGCCCCCCCGGGCCAGAAGCTGCACCTCCACTTCGAGAAGCTCCTGCTGACTGAGAAGGACAGGTGAGGCCCGGGAGCCCCTCGtgtgcctgggagctgctggcggTAGAGCAGGTTTATGGCTTGTGGTAGAATCCAAGAATAAAGCCCCTGCTCATGACGCAGTAAAAGAGACTCACCTGCTTGGTGAATTTTTGCTTGCATGATTCCCTTCAAGTGCCATAttctgggcactggtgaggatGGGGGCTGGGCAACGcgctggggagggggtgagggGTCACTTCTCCCGTGTAACGAGCCGTGTGCCCCTGTGCAGGATGGTGGTGTACAGTGGGGACACGAACCAGTCTGCTGTCCTCTACGACTCGCTGCGTGCTGACAGCGTGCCCTTCGAAGGGGTGATCAGCGACGGCTCCTCCATCCGGATCGAATTCCTCGCGGAGGAGCCCGCGGCTGCCACAGCTTTCAACATACGCTTTGAAGGTGACGTGCTCTCGTGTTGGTACccttgggagcagcagcacagcctcagcCAGTGCTCCTTGGCCTTGGGACGTTGGGACAACTAACAGAGATGAGGCTGTAGGACAGGTTTCAGCTGCCTCTGgcaccagccagcccagccctccacTGTGCCACTGTCCCCATGTCACTGGGGCAACCTGCACCTTGCCTGGGGCTGGAGTGGCTTTGGGGTACACATTTGCctagaaagaaacaggaaaagaaatagttAAATGCCATTTATTGCAACAGAAAGGTTTGCTGGTGAGGTGTCCATAGGACAcatctgtttctgctgcagagcagccctggggcagtGGGTGGGATGTCCAGAATGGGGCCCCTCCAAACCTGGGCTGAAAAGGCCATTGGTGCCATGGGAACCACAGAGCCTGTGGTAACCATCACCATGAAAGGCTCAGTCTGGCCCATTCCCTCAGTCCCCAAGCACTGGGCAAGCCCTGGCAGCTCACACACATTCGCTCCTATTGTAATTTAAGTGCTGGGATCAGTCCCACGGAAGCCCCCACGCTGCTGAGCCAGCTCAGTAACCTGCAGTAATCCCAGGGGAGATTGCTCAGCAAggggcagcacaggcagtgtGTTACTGATGCTGACACACCACAGGAACAGGGTTTGGTTAAGCCTGTGTGGCTCAGGATGGATAAACTACTGTTAATCCTAATTGCCTGTAAAATATGCCATGGAAGAGGCCATCCGTGCatggcagggatggagggatggggaCAGTGGCAGAGCCTGAGGCTCATCCAGCCAAGTCGCAGCACGAAGGGTGTGAGGAGCAGGGcaaggcagccccagccccctgccccatggCTAACAGGAGGGGGTTCACTTCCAGCCTTTGAGAGGGGCCACTGCTACGAGCCCTACATCCAGAATGGGAACTTCACCACCTCTGACCCCACCTACAACCTGGGCACCACTGTGGAGTTCACTTGTGACCCCGGGCACTCCCTGGAGCAGGGCCCTGCTGTCATCGAGTGTGTCAACATGCGGGACCCGTACTGGAACGACACGGAGCCGCTGTGCCGAGGTCAGTCCCTGCGCTGCGGGGCGCCGCGGGGGGCCGGGCACCAATGCCCTGCCTGAGCCCTGCCTGCCACTTGCTCCCACAGCCATGTGTGGGGGGGAGCTGACAGCCGTGGCCGGGGTGATCTTGTCCCCCAACTGGCCAGAGCCCTACGCCGAGGGGGAGGATTGCGTCTGGAGGGTCCATGTTGGCGAGGAGAAGCGGCTCTTCCTGGACATCCAGCTGTGAGTAGGCCAGACTTGGGCATATGTCTCTGCCCCGCCAGTGCCCAGCCCACTTtgctgcagcatcccagctcGCCTCAACCAGGGGAACCCACGTTCCACTGTTCTCCCCCCTTGGAGCTTTCCTGATCCCCTATGATGTACTCAGCACACAGGAGAGGTCCAGGGCAGTACCGGTGCCACTCCCTGAGTTCAAAGCACTGTTGCACCATCCATTGCAGTAGTTATTTGCTCCTAAGACAGCTTCTGAACTCCTCTGGAACcaagctgcagggatggggccacagcagctggcagccaTGTGCAGCTCAGGAGGGAGATGCAGCACCATCATGAGCTGGGTCACTTGGGGCTGGGAAAGCCAAGGGACATCCACAAGCTGGAAACCACAGCTTAGTCCTTGGctgccagcctgtccctgtgccaTTCAGCTCCGAAagctgtggggagcagagcagagctgcccagcaggacctgcctgtGCTGTCTGGGCACAGCAGTGCCCTCTGCACAGGGTCAGAGGGGCACAGGATCCAATGCAGACTGACAGCCCCTGGCACAATAATGCTGCTGATGCAAAGGGAATCTCCTTCAATGCTATTTTGGGTTTTCAAGAGGGAGTGTTTGAGCAGGGGCTTAGAGTCATAAAGGTTTTAAAGTTCCTGTAAAATCTGAAGTCTTTCAGTGCAGCTCTCCAGGCTTTGTGAGTGCTTGGGCTGAGCAGAACTGGAGGCCAAGCGATTTGAAGTCATCAAACATAAATGTCACTGAGAAAATCATGTTTGacagaaagcagagatttaCTACAAATGTCAGCTTGCCATGGGGATTAGCTGGGCGCCTTCCAAGAACATTCTTAATAAAACGCTTGGGGATGGGCTCAGGCATCTCCAAAtaaggctgaattagacaggCTGACAAGCAGGCAGGGTCCTGCAGTGACCGACCACATCCACACAGGGATGTGTGGGCACAGCCAGCTTGGTCCTGCCTGCATGCAGGAGCCCAGGCCTCACTGGGAAAGTAGCTTCAGCCTCAAACCTGATGGGCACTTCTCCTGCAGGGCCCGGAGAATCATGCTGTTCTCCCCTCATCCCTCTCCCCGTGGAGAGTTGATCAGATCAGTTCACCCTCGGTACTGACACTGAGCAGGCATCCAAGGGCTGGGCCTGCAGGGGTGTGGAAGcaaccatccctggagggacatggtttggtggtggacttggcagtgctgggttaactgttggactgaatgatcttaaaggtcctttccaaacaaaacaactccgTGATGCCAAGAgaagcagcctggcagcagggctggcagcccgAGAGCAATGTTTCCCCCGGGATGTGCATCCATCGCCTGCCCTTTGCTTGGGAGCGAGGAGAAAGGACAGAGCCCTTTGTCCCTGCTGTCGGGGGCGGGTGGCGGCGGCAGGTGCtgtccctggctctgcagcaggatttGCTGCCTTCCCGCGGGATCCCAGCCCTTCCCGGCTCGCCGCCATCCGCGGGCCGCCACTGCTCTCTGCTGGCCGCGGGGACCAGCgcggggagccgggccgggccgggccgggctgccccCCAGGACCCGCTTTCCGGGACGCACAGGTTCGGGCACTGCGGGGGAAGGGCGGTACCGGGGGTCTGTCCCGTcccaagagctgcagctcttgccCGGAGAGcgtggggacagggatggggacagggatggggacagggatgggtCTAGGACGAGGTGCTCACCTCGCTGCTCCTTGAGCCGGACACCGTCGCGTCCCGCCTGTGCTCCCTGCCCGAGCTGCTCTCTATCCAAGCTCTCCTTTCCAGCCTGAACCTCAGCAACAGTGACATCCTCACCATTTACGACGGGGACGAGCTCACCGCCCGCATCCTGGGGCAGTACGTGGGCAGCAGCGGGCCCCAGAAGCTCTATTCCTCCAGCCCTGACCTCACCATCCAGTTCCACTCGGACCCTGCTGGGCTCATCTTTGGGAAGGGACAAGGATTCATCATGAACTACATAGGTAGGGAGCATGGGGTGCTGCGTGTGTCCCCTGTCCTGACACTGCAGCATAGGTGGGGGCTGTGACATTCAGCTGGAGCAGGTTGTCCAGGTGCCAGGTTTGGAAGTGGGGAGAACTGCTGTGGCCCCAGCACTCCACATCCCACCAAGCTCTTGCAGAaacccccagccccacggcAGGTCTCTGGGTCAGTCAGTTCTGGGGTGTCCCTCTTCCAGGCTGGCAAGAAGGTGGTGGCATTTTTGGTCCCTGTTAGTCCTGGTTTGGCCAGTGCAACTGTGGAGCAGAACAGGGTGAAAAATTGCTGGAAATTGGGGTGCAGGATTTCTCCCCCACCTCACTCTGTCAGGCATGAAGCTCATGGCTCTGAGGCACTGCAGACAGGTGTCCTCCTAGGGTCACTGAACCCAGTTCCCAGGTGGATTCCTGAGGTAGATGTTCCCAgctcacagctccctgctccacacTGCATCTGGAGACATCTGTTTGCATCATCCTTTGGTGCAGCCGTGTCTGCCAGACTGGGGACACTGGTGCCCAAGGAGAGGCAAGGACTGGGAAGGAGACTCCTtccccactgctgcctgcctctCCCCCACCTGTCTTCCCCTGGCAGACTTCTTCCAAGcctgtttcctttcctctgctgacAGCTCTGGTTACAACAAACAGAGCAAGCTGCAATGCAGATCACCTGTGAGCTGCAGGTCCCCTCGGAgcactgcagcacacacagctgggctcagccctgggcaCGGCACTCGGTGGGcacggggctggggcagcagggcagaaaCCATGGTCTCTGTGCCTGCAGACATAGCTGAGCCTGGTGCTCCCaggttgctttttttgtcctgatcccagcacagccactaCCCTGTGTCcatcagcacagctctctgccTTCTTTTAGGGTCAGGGGAAGCTTCAGAGGGTCCCCATTACCcactgctgccccttccctctgcaCAGGGGATGCCACCCATGGGATGTGCTGCCAGCTGTGGCCCTGCCATTtgtgctgcctggggctggagagCTCTGGGGGAGGGACAGAGACTCAGCCAGGAGCTGTGTGTCCGTATGCAGTGGCTCTCAGGAGGGCTGCGCCATGGGGTCCTGCTCGGTGGGTGATGGGCAGTGTCTCTCTTGGCTGCAGAGGTGTCCCGCAATGACTCCTGCTCTGACCTGCCTGAGATCCAGAATGGCTGGAAGACCACGTCACACACGGAGCTGGTGAGAGGGGCCAAGATCACCTACCAGTGCGACCCAGGCTATGACATCGTGGGGAGCGACACCCTCACCTGCCAGTGGGACCTCAGCTGGAGCAGTGACCCCCCCTTCTGCGAGAAGAGTAAGTGCCCTGAGcactctgtgctgctgtccCCACTGTGTCCTCAGTCCCTGCCGTGCTGGGGCTCCCTGCTCAGACCTCCTCTTTTCCACAGTCATGTACTGCACGGACCCAGGGGAGGTGGAGCACTCCACCCGCCTCATCTCGGATCcggtgctgctggtggggaccACCATCCAGTACACCTGCAACCCCGGCTTCGTGCTGGagggcagctccctgctcacCTGCTACAGCCGCGAGACAGGGACGCCCATCTGGACCTCGCGGCTCCCACACTGCGTCTGTAAGTTCAGATggttcctcctgctcccctgcacCTCAGCTCAGGAGGTTCTGGGCAGCCCTTTACAGCAGCCAGGACCTTCCCCAGGCACCCAGCGTGGTGCAGAGCTACCAGAAAACAGGATGGGGGAGAGATCTAGAGTGCTTCCCCGCTGCCTTCCAGGCTTCTTCTCTCCCTCAGCAGCCCGAGCCTTGGGGCTCACCCCAGGATGTGTTCCCTTGCAGCTGAGGAGTCACTGGCCTGTGATAATCCAGGACTGCCAGAAAATGGCTACCAAATACTTTACAAGCGCCTCTACTTGCCAGGAGAGTCCCTGACCTTCATGTGCTATGAAGGCTTTGAACTCATGGGGGAGGTGACCATCAAATGCATCCTGGGCCAGCCGTCCCACTGGAGCGGACCCCTGCCCATCTGCAAAGGTAAGGCTGGGGGGCACAGGGACAGCCAGTGCTTCTGTCCCCAACCCAGGACAGCCCAGGGACCTTGTCTGCCTGCATGCCTCCAGTGGTTCTCTAGCCAGGATCTAAACTCCTCTGGGACCTGTGTGGCCTTGGGACCAAATGGGCCAAGGACACCCTTGGCCTGTGCTCCTtgtgcagccagcagctgccagtcAAACCCGGCCACCCAGTCAAACCCAGTTACCCACCAGTGactctctgtttctcttccaGTGAATCAAGACAGCTTTGAACACGCTCTGGAAGGTGAGTGTTGTGCGTTTGCTGCGTGGAGCCcgggaggaaggaggggaggagcagaggcagagaggggATCACAAGGTGCTTGCAATTCCGGCAGAATAGATCTTGTCCTTTCAGtagcagaagctgctgcagagacatCGCTGGAGGGGGGAAATATGGCCTTAGCCATTTTCATCCCCGTGCTGATCATCTccttgctgctgggaggagcatACATCTATCTCACAAGGTGGGGgggcagccaggctgtggggcagagtCCCgtggggacacagccagggctggctcAGCAACACCAGCTGTCACGGTCCTGGGGAGCCAGACATGGAGCTCTGGAGCCCctgaggggctggcaggggtcTGGGACGGGGTGGGGCGATGGGGGTGGCGGTGCTTTGCTCTGGGGTCGTGCCGTGCAGCCCTGTGACACTTGTGTCCCCCTGCAGGTGTCGGTACTACTCCAGCCTGCGCCTGCCCCTCATGTATTCCCACCCCTACAGC
The sequence above is a segment of the Apus apus isolate bApuApu2 chromosome 16, bApuApu2.pri.cur, whole genome shotgun sequence genome. Coding sequences within it:
- the SEZ6L gene encoding LOW QUALITY PROTEIN: seizure 6-like protein (The sequence of the model RefSeq protein was modified relative to this genomic sequence to represent the inferred CDS: substituted 1 base at 1 genomic stop codon); protein product: MSLFRRAAGVQSATAPWGADFVPPEQLXFHAQNCPSLTFPHFFADSGSGTALVPTSPDPLAADELMDKMVGGAGEFGHTMDSDSGAKGRGHAVGSDSGAGMLGHAMGSDGGAGMLGHATALNLLPATEDGTDPAVEKTTLLVQSRLLPTPTSTPDAKQTFPVKKKPPALKHINMARKHLRPKPTPAGPPRAASLATPLSSRLPAASHKLHTPAEAVTGMRGTEQGPSELPWEAQATTSLPVLQISPSTLPPAAPRPVPDGAGDAGEAPTPAPTSTAIDWMKGVESEVHGSTSEESQETTTSTIVTTTVTTTEPTPVLCSMSFHDPEGYIDSTDYPPLPRHSYLECTYNVTVYTGYGVELQVKSVNLSDGEVLSIRGVDGDALVVLANQTLLVEGQVIRSPTNTISVYFRTFQDEVVGTFQLHYQVFMLSCNFPRRPDFGDVTVMDLHSGGIAHFHCHLGYELQGPRVLTCINASRPHWSSPEPICSAPCGGTVRNATIGRVLSPTYPGNQSSSMYCVWAIAAPPGQKLHLHFEKLLLTEKDRMVVYSGDTNQSAVLYDSLRADSVPFEGVISDGSSIRIEFLAEEPAAATAFNIRFEAFERGHCYEPYIQNGNFTTSDPTYNLGTTVEFTCDPGHSLEQGPAVIECVNMRDPYWNDTEPLCRAMCGGELTAVAGVILSPNWPEPYAEGEDCVWRVHVGEEKRLFLDIQLLNLSNSDILTIYDGDELTARILGQYVGSSGPQKLYSSSPDLTIQFHSDPAGLIFGKGQGFIMNYIEVSRNDSCSDLPEIQNGWKTTSHTELVRGAKITYQCDPGYDIVGSDTLTCQWDLSWSSDPPFCEKIMYCTDPGEVEHSTRLISDPVLLVGTTIQYTCNPGFVLEGSSLLTCYSRETGTPIWTSRLPHCVSEESLACDNPGLPENGYQILYKRLYLPGESLTFMCYEGFELMGEVTIKCILGQPSHWSGPLPICKVNQDSFEHALEAEAAAETSLEGGNMALAIFIPVLIISLLLGGAYIYLTRCRYYSSLRLPLMYSHPYSQITVETEFDNPIYETGETREYEVSI